From Bosea sp. NBC_00550, the proteins below share one genomic window:
- a CDS encoding lipid A biosynthesis lauroyl acyltransferase has product MKRLKAIAARAGAAAMIGVIRALFAFLRLLGPERSSDVGGWLLRTVSPLIPVNGVALANIRAAFPEKDEAEVKRIARGAWENLGRTAAEYAHLKTLFDYDHDNPDRPSRVEVEGIEHFITLKEDDRPGLIFSAHLANWELPAICAATYDLETTAVFRAPNDPAIAAIVHEIRSGAMGGLAAAKQGAAFAMQGVLEKGGHLGMLIDQHFTRGVVVPFMGRPALTNPIMGKFARRFDCPVHGVRVIRLPNQRFRIELTPPLDLPRDAAGEIDVQGAMAMMTAVVEGWVREHPEQWLWMHRRWRPNMISAAALAGFDHARATMPVFKAT; this is encoded by the coding sequence TTGAAACGATTGAAGGCAATCGCCGCGCGCGCCGGCGCGGCGGCGATGATCGGCGTGATCCGCGCGCTGTTCGCATTCCTGCGCCTGCTCGGCCCCGAACGCTCCAGCGATGTCGGCGGCTGGCTGCTGCGCACGGTGAGCCCGCTGATCCCGGTTAACGGCGTCGCGCTCGCCAATATCCGTGCAGCCTTCCCCGAGAAGGACGAGGCGGAGGTGAAGCGAATCGCGCGCGGCGCCTGGGAGAATCTCGGCCGCACGGCCGCCGAATACGCGCATCTCAAGACGCTGTTCGATTACGACCATGACAACCCCGACAGGCCCTCCCGCGTCGAGGTCGAGGGTATCGAGCACTTCATCACGCTCAAGGAAGACGACAGGCCCGGCCTGATCTTCTCGGCGCATCTCGCGAATTGGGAACTGCCGGCGATCTGCGCGGCGACCTATGATCTGGAGACGACGGCCGTCTTCCGTGCCCCCAACGATCCTGCGATTGCCGCGATCGTCCACGAAATCCGCTCCGGCGCCATGGGCGGCCTCGCCGCGGCCAAGCAAGGCGCCGCCTTCGCCATGCAGGGCGTGCTGGAAAAAGGCGGCCATCTCGGCATGCTCATCGACCAGCACTTCACGCGCGGCGTTGTGGTACCTTTCATGGGCCGCCCCGCGCTGACCAATCCGATCATGGGCAAGTTCGCCCGCCGCTTCGATTGCCCGGTCCATGGCGTGCGCGTCATCAGGCTGCCGAACCAGCGCTTCCGCATCGAGCTGACGCCACCGCTCGACCTGCCCCGCGATGCCGCCGGCGAGATCGACGTTCAGGGCGCCATGGCGATGATGACGGCGGTCGTGGAGGGCTGGGTGCGCGAACATCCCGAGCAGTGGCTCTGGATGCATCGCCGCTGGCGACCCAATATGATTTCTGCCGCTGCGCTGGCCGGTTTCGATCACGCCCGCGCGACCATGCCCGTTTTCAAGGCAACGTGA
- a CDS encoding 3-hydroxyacyl-ACP dehydratase FabZ family protein has product MRLEYFDMIDRVVTFDPSQKRIVTRSTVPTQSPVFEGHFPGHPLVPGVLLTETMAQASGYLLLGLNGLTQMPFLMTVDKARFRTFVEPETELEASAELVIEGSGYAATKAKLTSGGKPICDAELRFRLMPFPADMRALMQSRIDAIGLTPEPAR; this is encoded by the coding sequence ATGCGCCTCGAATATTTCGACATGATCGACAGGGTCGTGACCTTCGATCCGTCGCAGAAGCGCATCGTCACGCGCTCCACCGTGCCCACGCAAAGCCCGGTCTTCGAAGGACACTTCCCGGGCCACCCGCTGGTGCCGGGGGTGCTGCTGACCGAAACCATGGCGCAGGCCTCGGGCTATCTCCTGCTCGGCCTCAACGGCCTCACGCAGATGCCGTTCCTCATGACCGTCGACAAGGCCCGCTTCCGGACGTTCGTCGAACCGGAGACCGAGCTGGAAGCCAGCGCCGAACTCGTCATCGAGGGTTCGGGCTATGCGGCGACCAAGGCGAAGCTGACGAGCGGCGGCAAGCCGATCTGCGATGCCGAATTGCGCTTCCGCCTGATGCCCTTCCCCGCCGATATGCGCGCGCTCATGCAAAGCCGCATCGACGCCATCGGCCTGACGCCGGAGCCTGCGCGATGA
- a CDS encoding TPM domain-containing protein has protein sequence MTALRGVIALFLILWSGLAYAAEPTYPALTGRVVDGANLLAPDVRQRIEDKLKAHEDKTSDQVVVATVPSLQDVTIEDFAIGLFRHWQLGQKAKNNGALLIVAPKERKVRIEVGYGLEGALTDALSKVIITTAIAPKFKTGDFAGGIEAGVDAILTILAGDAEEWQRRAEVRSDESTLGEDIAVIIAMVFIFLFIVAFLRGLSQQGGARRHRLRNGQWVTLPPSTSWGTGSGSGWSGGGGGWSSGGGGFSGGGGSSGGGGASGDW, from the coding sequence ATGACGGCGTTGCGTGGGGTCATAGCCCTGTTCCTGATCCTGTGGAGCGGCCTCGCGTACGCTGCGGAGCCGACTTATCCCGCGCTGACGGGGCGCGTCGTCGACGGCGCGAACCTGCTCGCTCCCGATGTCCGGCAGCGGATCGAGGACAAGCTCAAGGCGCATGAGGACAAGACTTCGGATCAGGTCGTGGTCGCGACCGTGCCATCGCTGCAGGATGTGACGATCGAGGATTTCGCCATTGGCCTGTTCCGCCACTGGCAGCTCGGCCAGAAGGCGAAGAACAACGGCGCGCTGCTGATCGTCGCGCCGAAGGAGCGCAAGGTCCGCATCGAGGTCGGCTACGGCCTCGAAGGCGCACTCACCGACGCGCTTTCCAAGGTCATCATCACCACGGCGATCGCGCCGAAATTCAAGACCGGCGATTTCGCTGGTGGCATCGAGGCGGGCGTCGATGCCATCCTGACCATCCTTGCCGGAGATGCCGAGGAATGGCAGCGCCGCGCGGAGGTGCGCTCCGACGAGAGCACGCTGGGCGAGGATATCGCCGTCATCATCGCGATGGTCTTCATCTTCCTGTTCATCGTCGCCTTCCTGCGCGGCTTGAGCCAACAGGGAGGCGCGCGTCGCCACCGGCTGCGGAACGGGCAGTGGGTGACCCTGCCGCCGAGCACGAGCTGGGGCACGGGTTCCGGCTCGGGCTGGAGCGGCGGCGGGGGTGGCTGGAGTTCCGGCGGCGGTGGATTCTCGGGCGGTGGCGGCTCCTCCGGTGGCGGCGGAGCTTCGGGAGACTGGTGA
- a CDS encoding beta-ketoacyl-ACP synthase, whose translation MSTHRDAKGRPLVAVTGLGIVTSLGQGKDANWQALTAGKSGIHRIERFPTEGLRTTIGGTVDFLFDGSFTAPQLSEKLATLAAEEAVGQSGIAKAGDFPGELFMAVPPVEMEWPQKQELAQAIDGEVDYDGLLRTAATGKYAAMHELFVFGGVADHIADRFGTRGSPISLSTACSSGATAIQMGLEAIRRGETEAALCIGTDGSIHAEALIRFSLLSALSTQNDPAEGAAKPFSKNRDGFVMGEGAGALVLEDYDHALARGATILGIVAGCGERGDGFHRTRSSPDGKPAILAMQDALADAGLTPDDVDYINAHGTSTPENDKMEAMSCAAVFGERMAKLPISSNKSMIGHTLTAAGAVEAVISFLTIANGKIPPTINYANPDPAITLDVVPNTARDAKVRTIISNSFGFGGQNTCLVLTAPPEAA comes from the coding sequence ATGAGCACGCATCGTGACGCCAAGGGTCGCCCGCTCGTCGCCGTCACCGGCCTGGGCATCGTCACCTCGCTCGGCCAGGGCAAGGACGCCAACTGGCAGGCGCTGACGGCCGGCAAGTCCGGCATCCACCGCATCGAACGCTTCCCGACCGAGGGCCTGCGCACGACGATCGGCGGCACCGTCGATTTCCTGTTCGATGGCTCCTTTACTGCCCCCCAGCTCTCCGAGAAGCTCGCCACATTGGCGGCCGAGGAGGCTGTCGGCCAGAGCGGCATCGCCAAGGCCGGCGATTTCCCGGGCGAGCTCTTCATGGCCGTCCCGCCCGTCGAGATGGAATGGCCGCAGAAGCAGGAGCTCGCCCAGGCCATCGATGGCGAGGTCGACTATGACGGCCTGCTGCGCACCGCCGCCACCGGCAAATACGCCGCGATGCACGAGCTCTTCGTGTTCGGCGGCGTCGCCGACCACATCGCCGACCGTTTCGGCACCAGGGGCTCGCCGATCTCGCTCTCGACCGCCTGCTCCTCCGGCGCGACCGCGATCCAGATGGGCCTCGAGGCGATCCGGCGTGGCGAAACCGAAGCCGCGCTCTGCATCGGCACCGACGGCTCGATCCACGCCGAGGCGCTGATCCGCTTCTCGCTGCTCTCGGCGCTCTCGACCCAGAACGACCCCGCCGAAGGTGCGGCCAAGCCCTTCTCGAAGAACCGCGACGGCTTCGTCATGGGCGAAGGAGCCGGCGCGCTGGTGCTGGAGGATTACGACCACGCGCTGGCGCGCGGCGCCACCATCCTCGGCATCGTCGCCGGCTGCGGCGAGCGTGGCGACGGCTTCCACCGCACGCGTTCGAGCCCGGACGGCAAGCCCGCCATCCTCGCCATGCAGGACGCGCTGGCGGATGCGGGGCTGACGCCCGACGATGTCGACTACATCAACGCCCACGGCACATCGACGCCGGAGAACGACAAGATGGAGGCGATGAGCTGCGCCGCCGTCTTCGGCGAGCGCATGGCGAAGCTGCCGATCTCCTCCAACAAGTCGATGATCGGACACACGCTGACGGCGGCGGGCGCGGTCGAGGCGGTGATCTCCTTCCTGACCATCGCCAACGGCAAGATTCCGCCGACGATCAACTATGCCAATCCCGACCCGGCGATCACGCTCGACGTCGTGCCGAACACGGCCCGCGACGCCAAGGTGCGCACCATCATCTCCAACTCCTTCGGCTTCGGCGGCCAGAACACCTGCCTCGTGCTGACGGCGCCCCCGGAGGCGGCATGA
- a CDS encoding DUF1223 domain-containing protein: MFSVLSQSAATIAFLVLGMTIAQAQTAAKSPKAVIELFTSQGCSSCPPADALVVELAKDPELIALTLPVTYWDYLGWKDTLGKDSFAKRQKFYAKSRGDGQVYTPQVVINGAAHAIGSERAEIEKVVNQLAVTGFAAKLALKEENGSLQIRIAPTGSTSEEKAGVWIIPTTRQATVPVTRGENQGKTLAYANVVRGMVRVGDWNGQEATITAQLTALQAPEADGYVVIIQAERPGKYGMMPGAILGAAQGLASR; the protein is encoded by the coding sequence ATGTTCTCCGTCCTCAGCCAATCCGCTGCGACTATCGCGTTTCTCGTCCTCGGCATGACGATTGCCCAGGCGCAGACGGCTGCGAAATCGCCCAAGGCCGTGATCGAGCTGTTCACCAGCCAGGGTTGCTCATCCTGCCCGCCTGCGGATGCGCTGGTGGTCGAGCTGGCGAAGGACCCCGAGCTGATCGCGCTGACCCTGCCGGTGACTTATTGGGACTATCTCGGCTGGAAGGATACGCTCGGCAAGGATTCCTTCGCGAAACGCCAGAAGTTCTACGCCAAGTCGCGTGGCGACGGGCAGGTCTATACGCCCCAGGTCGTCATCAACGGCGCCGCTCACGCGATCGGCTCCGAGAGGGCGGAAATCGAGAAGGTGGTGAACCAGCTGGCCGTGACCGGCTTCGCCGCGAAACTGGCCCTGAAGGAAGAGAACGGCAGCCTTCAGATCAGGATCGCGCCCACCGGGAGCACGAGCGAGGAAAAGGCCGGCGTCTGGATCATTCCGACGACGCGCCAGGCGACGGTTCCGGTCACGCGCGGCGAGAACCAGGGCAAGACCCTGGCCTACGCGAATGTCGTGCGCGGCATGGTGCGCGTCGGCGACTGGAACGGCCAGGAAGCGACCATCACCGCGCAGCTGACGGCGTTGCAGGCACCGGAGGCCGATGGCTACGTCGTCATCATCCAGGCCGAACGGCCCGGCAAATACGGCATGATGCCGGGCGCCATTCTCGGCGCCGCCCAGGGTCTGGCCTCGCGCTGA
- a CDS encoding SDR family oxidoreductase produces the protein MTKILVTGGAKGVGAAIVRALAAAGHDVDFTFRSSADQAKTLAKEIATAHPGRTVTALPLDLSDKAALDTFCEEREGESYFGLIHNAGQPYDSLAAMMAQDKAEAAMQVNFWAFTRLAKSLMRNMIRARAGRIVAIGSVAALRGNPGNAAYAASKGALISYAKTLAVETGKRGVTVNVIAPGFVDTDMMAPYAAYRDKMQAQIPAGRFAKPEEVAGLAAFLMSEPAAYITGTVLPIDGGVTAHLGVHR, from the coding sequence ATGACCAAGATCCTCGTGACGGGCGGCGCCAAGGGTGTCGGCGCCGCGATCGTGCGCGCGCTGGCGGCGGCCGGCCACGATGTCGATTTCACCTTCCGCTCTTCCGCCGACCAGGCGAAGACGCTGGCGAAGGAGATCGCGACGGCCCATCCCGGCCGCACGGTGACCGCGCTGCCGCTCGATCTCTCCGACAAGGCAGCGCTCGACACCTTCTGCGAGGAGCGCGAAGGCGAGAGCTATTTCGGCCTGATTCACAATGCCGGCCAGCCCTATGATTCGCTGGCGGCGATGATGGCGCAGGACAAGGCCGAGGCCGCGATGCAGGTCAATTTCTGGGCCTTCACCCGCCTCGCCAAGAGCCTGATGCGCAACATGATCCGCGCCAGGGCCGGGCGCATCGTCGCCATAGGCTCGGTCGCGGCGCTGCGCGGCAACCCCGGCAACGCGGCCTATGCCGCCTCCAAGGGCGCGCTGATCTCCTATGCGAAGACTCTTGCCGTCGAGACCGGCAAGCGCGGCGTCACCGTCAACGTCATCGCGCCGGGCTTCGTCGACACCGACATGATGGCGCCCTATGCCGCGTATCGCGACAAGATGCAGGCGCAAATCCCGGCCGGCCGCTTCGCCAAGCCGGAGGAGGTCGCGGGCCTCGCCGCCTTCCTGATGAGCGAGCCCGCCGCCTATATCACCGGCACCGTGCTGCCGATCGACGGCGGCGTGACGGCGCATCTCGGCGTGCATCGCTAA
- a CDS encoding TPM domain-containing protein, with translation MDDADRDAIAEAVRRAELQTAGEIVVVIDRAASSYRNVPVMMALTLALFVPWPLLSMTVMSAQRIFMVQLFCAAVLLGALLWYGRGGRFVPGFVKRRRAHEAALREFTARGLTRTKGRTGVLLYIALQERYAEVLADSGIDGLVAADTWRGIIEPLLAAAREDRLAEGLIKAVDGVGAVLAQHVPPLPGDVDELSNKVILL, from the coding sequence ATGGACGATGCGGACAGGGATGCGATCGCGGAGGCCGTGCGCCGCGCCGAATTGCAGACGGCCGGCGAGATCGTCGTCGTGATCGACCGGGCGGCGTCGAGCTATCGCAACGTGCCGGTGATGATGGCTCTGACGCTGGCCTTGTTCGTGCCGTGGCCGCTGCTCTCGATGACGGTGATGAGCGCCCAGCGCATCTTCATGGTCCAGCTCTTTTGCGCGGCGGTGCTGCTCGGCGCGCTGCTCTGGTACGGGCGTGGCGGCCGCTTCGTTCCCGGCTTCGTCAAGCGGCGGCGGGCGCATGAGGCGGCGCTGCGGGAGTTCACGGCGCGCGGCCTGACTCGGACCAAGGGGCGCACCGGCGTGCTGCTCTACATCGCCTTACAGGAGCGCTATGCCGAGGTGCTGGCGGATAGTGGAATCGACGGCCTGGTCGCTGCGGATACCTGGCGCGGCATCATCGAGCCGCTGCTGGCCGCGGCGCGCGAGGACAGGCTGGCCGAGGGGCTGATCAAGGCGGTCGACGGGGTCGGCGCGGTGCTGGCGCAGCATGTTCCGCCGCTGCCGGGCGATGTCGACGAGCTGTCGAACAAGGTCATCCTGCTCTGA
- a CDS encoding CopG family ribbon-helix-helix protein translates to MTAAFTIRLDDEMLAKLDSLAADTDRSRSWIAAKAIESYVELNAWQIEQIKAGLAEADRGEFVSEADLDAIEAEIQAKIDQQ, encoded by the coding sequence ATGACGGCCGCTTTCACTATCCGCCTCGACGACGAAATGCTGGCCAAGCTCGATTCGCTTGCCGCCGATACGGATCGCTCGCGCAGCTGGATCGCGGCGAAGGCGATCGAGAGCTATGTCGAGCTGAATGCCTGGCAGATCGAGCAGATCAAGGCCGGCCTTGCGGAAGCCGATCGCGGTGAGTTCGTCAGCGAGGCCGATCTTGATGCGATCGAAGCCGAGATTCAGGCCAAGATCGACCAGCAATGA
- a CDS encoding zinc-binding dehydrogenase — translation MRSLQLHGDRDLRLEEIEPPPPPAAGEVQIRIKAVGLNYLDLWGFRGMAFAKRKMPQAAGVEAAGEIVCVGEGVTGFAPGDVVTAYGADTCGQCKACREGRDNLCENVAGIMGFHIDGFARELLNRPARLTIKAPKGVSFEDAACAPIGFGTVQHMLFDNARVEPGESVLVHAGGSGIGTAAILMAKAIGCTVYTTVGDDEKGAKAKALGADHVINYREDRFEGVVRKLTGRKGVDVVFEHVGADTWNGSLLCLKRGGRLVTCGATSGPSATINLMQLFQQQYRITGSFGCRIENIAQSLAKMAGGMKPVIDSVFPLAEFEKGLARIEGRKVFGKVVIAF, via the coding sequence ATGCGCTCCCTCCAGCTTCATGGTGACCGCGATCTCCGCCTCGAGGAGATCGAGCCGCCGCCGCCACCCGCAGCCGGCGAGGTGCAGATCCGCATCAAGGCGGTGGGCTTGAACTATCTCGATCTCTGGGGCTTTCGCGGCATGGCCTTCGCCAAGCGCAAGATGCCACAGGCCGCTGGCGTCGAGGCAGCCGGCGAGATCGTCTGCGTCGGCGAGGGCGTGACCGGCTTCGCGCCCGGCGACGTCGTCACCGCCTATGGCGCCGACACCTGCGGCCAGTGTAAGGCCTGCCGCGAGGGCCGCGACAATCTCTGCGAGAACGTCGCCGGCATCATGGGCTTCCATATCGACGGTTTCGCCCGCGAATTGCTGAACCGCCCGGCGCGCCTCACCATCAAGGCGCCGAAGGGCGTCTCCTTCGAGGACGCCGCCTGCGCGCCGATCGGCTTCGGCACGGTCCAGCACATGCTGTTCGACAATGCGAGGGTGGAGCCCGGCGAATCAGTGCTCGTCCATGCCGGCGGCTCCGGCATCGGCACGGCCGCGATCCTGATGGCGAAGGCGATCGGCTGCACGGTCTACACCACCGTCGGAGACGATGAGAAAGGCGCCAAGGCCAAGGCGCTCGGCGCCGACCACGTCATCAACTATCGCGAGGACCGCTTCGAGGGCGTCGTCCGCAAGCTCACCGGCCGCAAGGGCGTCGATGTCGTGTTCGAGCATGTCGGCGCCGATACCTGGAACGGCTCCCTGCTCTGCCTGAAGCGCGGCGGCCGGCTCGTCACCTGCGGCGCCACCTCCGGCCCCTCGGCGACGATCAACCTGATGCAGCTCTTCCAGCAGCAATACCGCATCACCGGTTCCTTCGGCTGCCGCATCGAGAATATCGCCCAGTCACTGGCGAAGATGGCCGGCGGCATGAAGCCGGTGATCGACTCGGTCTTCCCGCTCGCCGAATTCGAGAAGGGCCTCGCCCGGATCGAGGGCCGCAAGGTCTTCGGCAAGGTCGTCATCGCCTTCTGA
- a CDS encoding beta-ketoacyl-ACP synthase, protein MTSALPRRDVVITGIGIASSLGEGVEAHAAALAAGGPPIVETEAFKPYPVHSLKALELDKQIPKKSDQRQMEPWQRLGVYTAGLALDSAGLKDDPAAKSELQVIVAAGGGERDHAVDSAILSGLRGANEPGAFLNERLMGDLRPTLFLAQLSNLLAGNIAIVHGVTGASRTFMGEEQAGVDAIRTAHARIASGQSDVMLVGGAYNAERRDMLLLLELGGYLRHGSFAPVFERGDAPGLITGSAGAFLVLEAAERAAARGAKAYARLSHAGAARSRRAAGTVESALTKLVGGFGTIGPDSLAISAATGCADITGEEAAALAKAAPSARRIAAGDLVGHGIEAAFPVSVALAAIALSAGQAKEAVVTGAGHWRGEGAARLVQA, encoded by the coding sequence ATGACCAGCGCCCTACCCCGCCGCGATGTGGTCATCACCGGCATCGGCATCGCCTCCAGCCTCGGCGAAGGCGTCGAGGCCCATGCCGCCGCGCTCGCTGCCGGCGGCCCGCCGATCGTCGAGACTGAGGCGTTCAAGCCCTATCCGGTCCATTCGCTGAAGGCGCTGGAGCTGGACAAGCAGATCCCGAAGAAATCCGACCAGCGCCAGATGGAGCCCTGGCAGCGCCTCGGTGTCTATACCGCCGGGCTCGCGCTCGATTCCGCCGGGCTGAAGGACGATCCCGCGGCCAAGAGCGAGCTGCAGGTCATCGTTGCCGCCGGTGGCGGCGAACGCGACCATGCCGTCGATTCCGCCATCCTGAGCGGCCTGCGCGGTGCCAACGAGCCGGGCGCCTTTCTCAACGAGCGGCTGATGGGCGATCTCAGGCCCACGCTCTTCCTGGCCCAACTCTCGAACCTGCTGGCCGGCAACATCGCCATCGTCCATGGCGTCACCGGCGCCTCACGCACCTTCATGGGCGAGGAACAGGCCGGCGTCGACGCGATCCGCACCGCCCATGCCCGCATCGCGTCGGGCCAGTCGGACGTGATGCTCGTTGGCGGCGCCTACAACGCCGAGCGCCGCGACATGCTGCTGCTCTTAGAGCTAGGCGGCTATCTGCGCCATGGCAGCTTCGCCCCCGTCTTCGAGCGGGGCGACGCACCGGGCCTGATCACCGGCAGCGCCGGCGCCTTTCTCGTGCTTGAAGCAGCCGAGCGCGCCGCGGCGCGCGGCGCCAAGGCCTATGCCAGGCTGAGTCATGCTGGCGCCGCCCGCAGCCGTCGCGCAGCGGGCACGGTCGAATCCGCTTTGACGAAACTCGTCGGCGGGTTCGGCACCATTGGCCCCGATAGCCTTGCCATCTCCGCCGCCACCGGCTGCGCGGACATCACGGGCGAAGAGGCCGCAGCGCTCGCCAAGGCGGCTCCCTCCGCCAGGCGCATCGCCGCCGGCGACCTCGTCGGCCATGGCATCGAGGCGGCCTTCCCCGTCTCGGTCGCGCTGGCGGCAATCGCCCTGTCAGCCGGACAGGCGAAGGAAGCCGTGGTGACCGGGGCCGGTCACTGGCGCGGCGAAGGCGCCGCGCGCCTGGTTCAAGCGTAG
- a CDS encoding type II toxin-antitoxin system RelE/ParE family toxin has product MNIVWTPRAQRNLRDTARYLTQFNPFAALSVIRTIRIAPKQLLRYPASGRPGRIDGTRELVVGGTSYILPYRVHQDAIEILAVLHTSRQWPDKL; this is encoded by the coding sequence ATGAATATTGTCTGGACGCCGAGAGCGCAGCGTAACCTGCGCGATACGGCACGCTATCTGACGCAGTTCAACCCATTCGCAGCGTTGTCCGTGATCCGCACGATTCGTATCGCGCCGAAGCAACTTCTGCGTTACCCCGCCAGCGGGCGGCCAGGACGGATTGACGGAACCCGCGAACTCGTCGTCGGCGGAACTTCGTACATCTTGCCGTACCGTGTCCATCAGGACGCCATCGAAATCCTCGCGGTTCTCCATACCTCCCGGCAGTGGCCGGACAAGCTCTGA
- a CDS encoding LemA family protein: MTFSAHLRRPFAWLALGLVGLALAGCGYNNVPTLEERAKAAWSEVQNQYQRRADLIPNLVETVKGYAAQEREVLTAVVEARAKATQVKVDASTINDPAKFKEFQDAQNQLTGALGRLLVTVERYPELKSNQNFLALQSQLEGTENRVAVARRDYIQAVQAFNTEIRTFPGVIWAKLFWGAKPMETFTATSGAERPPAVKF, encoded by the coding sequence ATGACGTTTTCCGCCCATCTTCGCCGTCCTTTTGCCTGGCTCGCGCTGGGGCTGGTGGGCCTTGCGCTCGCCGGCTGCGGCTACAACAACGTGCCGACGCTGGAGGAGAGGGCGAAAGCGGCCTGGTCGGAGGTGCAGAATCAGTATCAGCGCCGCGCCGACCTGATCCCGAACCTCGTCGAGACCGTGAAGGGCTATGCGGCGCAGGAGCGCGAGGTTCTGACCGCCGTCGTCGAGGCCCGCGCCAAGGCGACGCAGGTCAAGGTCGATGCCTCGACCATCAACGACCCCGCGAAGTTCAAGGAATTCCAGGACGCGCAGAACCAACTCACCGGCGCGCTGGGGCGGCTGCTCGTCACGGTCGAGCGCTATCCCGAGCTGAAGTCGAACCAGAACTTCCTCGCCCTGCAGTCCCAGCTCGAAGGCACCGAGAACCGGGTCGCGGTGGCGCGGCGGGACTACATCCAGGCGGTCCAGGCCTTCAACACCGAGATCCGCACCTTTCCCGGCGTGATCTGGGCCAAGCTGTTCTGGGGCGCCAAGCCGATGGAGACCTTCACGGCCACGTCCGGCGCCGAGCGGCCGCCCGCGGTGAAGTTCTGA